A single Thermoleophilia bacterium DNA region contains:
- a CDS encoding sulfate ABC transporter permease, with translation MTDSGRASRWTLRYIALAYLTGLLLLPIGVALIKTFDDGIGEVFTQITKPDAIHAFKMTMLTVIIAVPLNTVFGVACAHLLVRSNIRLKWLIGAVVDMPFAVSPVVIGLALILVYGTGGWFGADLAEVGIQVIFSTPGIVMAVIFVSLPFVAREVIPVLQEIGTDQEAAAETLGASAWQTFRKITLPAIRWGVSYGIVLTTARSLGEFGAVTVVSGNITGETQTLPLYVSQQFELFNSVGAYSASLILAILALGTLLAMNLMRRGED, from the coding sequence ATGACCGATAGCGGTCGCGCCTCACGCTGGACCCTGCGCTACATCGCGCTGGCCTATCTGACGGGCCTCCTGCTGCTACCGATCGGCGTCGCCCTGATCAAGACCTTCGACGACGGCATCGGCGAGGTGTTCACCCAGATCACGAAGCCGGACGCGATCCACGCCTTCAAGATGACGATGCTCACGGTGATCATCGCGGTGCCCCTGAACACCGTCTTCGGAGTCGCCTGCGCCCACCTGCTGGTGAGGAGCAACATCCGCTTGAAATGGTTGATCGGCGCGGTAGTCGATATGCCTTTTGCCGTTTCACCGGTCGTCATCGGCCTCGCCCTGATCCTGGTCTACGGAACCGGCGGCTGGTTCGGCGCCGACCTCGCCGAAGTCGGAATCCAGGTCATCTTCTCCACCCCCGGCATCGTCATGGCCGTGATTTTCGTCTCCCTGCCTTTCGTCGCGCGAGAAGTGATCCCGGTGCTCCAGGAGATCGGCACCGACCAGGAGGCCGCCGCGGAAACCCTCGGTGCCTCGGCCTGGCAGACCTTCCGGAAGATCACGCTGCCGGCCATCCGCTGGGGCGTGTCCTACGGCATCGTCTTGACGACCGCTCGCTCTCTCGGCGAGTTCGGTGCGGTCACGGTCGTCTCCGGAAACATCACCGGTGAGACACAGACACTTCCCCTTTACGTCTCACAGCAATTTGAACTATTCAATTCGGTCGGGGCCTATTCGGCCTCGCTGATCCTGGCAATACTCGCCCTCGGGACATTGCTCGCAATGAACCTGATGCGTCGCGGAGAGGACTGA
- the cysT gene encoding sulfate ABC transporter permease subunit CysT — protein sequence MSSSTTRPARSPRSKRSWEFQLKAESTQVGVPPSRAGIRLPGTGEALSRGLVLTYLSLIVLIPLAAIASKAFSDGWGTFWESITSPQAVAALELTVTCSLIVVAINAVMGTLIAWVLVRDEFPGKVIVNSVIDLPFALPTIVASLTLLTLYGTDSPLGIHASYTRVAVIIALLFVTLPFVVRAVQPLLLSLDRDMESAAESLGAGRGRIFWRIVFPNLAPGIAAGVALAFARALGEFGAVILISGNVPFKTEVASVFIRGQIESDNVVGAASVSVVLLAISLVLLAFVNTIQKWGLRYDR from the coding sequence ATGAGTTCTTCGACGACAAGACCGGCTCGATCGCCAAGGTCGAAGAGGAGCTGGGAGTTTCAACTGAAGGCTGAGTCAACTCAAGTAGGCGTTCCACCGTCCCGGGCAGGCATCCGCCTGCCCGGGACCGGTGAGGCGCTCAGTCGCGGCCTGGTACTCACGTACCTGAGCTTGATCGTGCTGATTCCGCTGGCCGCCATCGCCAGCAAGGCGTTCTCCGATGGCTGGGGAACGTTCTGGGAGTCGATCACCTCGCCCCAGGCCGTTGCCGCGCTTGAACTCACCGTCACCTGCTCGTTGATCGTGGTTGCGATCAACGCGGTCATGGGCACCCTGATCGCGTGGGTGCTCGTCCGGGATGAATTTCCGGGCAAGGTGATCGTCAACTCGGTGATCGACCTTCCTTTCGCCCTGCCCACCATCGTGGCCAGCCTCACGCTGCTCACCCTTTACGGCACCGACAGCCCCCTGGGCATCCATGCCTCATACACCAGGGTCGCCGTGATCATCGCCCTGCTCTTCGTCACCCTGCCCTTCGTGGTCCGGGCCGTCCAGCCACTGCTCCTGTCGCTCGACCGCGACATGGAATCGGCTGCCGAATCTCTCGGCGCGGGTCGCGGCCGCATCTTCTGGCGGATCGTCTTCCCCAACCTCGCTCCCGGCATCGCCGCCGGCGTAGCACTTGCCTTTGCCCGTGCGCTCGGGGAATTCGGTGCCGTGATTCTGATTTCAGGCAACGTGCCTTTCAAGACCGAGGTCGCCTCCGTCTTCATCCGCGGCCAGATCGAATCCGACAACGTCGTCGGTGCCGCTTCGGTCTCGGTCGTGCTGCTGGCGATCTCCCTGGTCCTGCTCGCTTTCGTGAACACGATCCAGAAGTGGGGACTGCGTTATGACCGATAG
- the xseB gene encoding exodeoxyribonuclease VII small subunit, with amino-acid sequence MSKEKTYETAVDRLDEIIKRLDSGDAQLRETLDLCAEAKTLIEFCAAELSAVDQGLKELKLDELAQSLSPGQEAAPAPDAAPTPEAIEEAPPARDDEVPF; translated from the coding sequence ATGAGTAAAGAAAAGACCTATGAAACCGCAGTCGATCGCCTCGACGAGATAATCAAGCGCCTCGACTCGGGCGACGCCCAGCTCCGCGAGACCCTCGACCTCTGTGCCGAAGCCAAGACCCTGATCGAGTTCTGCGCCGCCGAACTGTCCGCGGTCGATCAAGGACTGAAGGAACTCAAGCTCGACGAACTCGCCCAGTCCCTCTCACCAGGCCAGGAAGCCGCCCCGGCCCCGGACGCAGCACCAACCCCCGAAGCCATCGAAGAGGCACCGCCCGCAAGGGACGACGAAGTTCCTTTCTAG
- a CDS encoding MarP family serine protease produces MTTIDWVIVCFTFLLALWGFRQGLIVGALGLGGLAVGAVLGSRLAPVVLEGGSNSAYAPMVALVGAILIGSMTLALAVVLGDRIRTRAIRGTFGQVIDGIGGALLIAAVALGLIWVLGAVILYTPGAESLRKDVQRSILLGGINDVMPPSGPLIQALHRIDPVPTFARSPGEIAAPDSGAGSSEAVKEARSSVVKVTGSACGVGVMGSGWVIAPGVVVTNAHVVAGQDDTRIETLDGLEVDATPIAYRPRNDIAVLSAGIEQPALPLLTRAPVGTSAAVVGYPLDGPLQITPARAGRTQRVLGDDAYGNGPFERSMLTLRGRVQHGNSGGPLLDREGRVLGTVFAATTEGPSGGLAIPNKIVKRITEGATEEVDTGPCTR; encoded by the coding sequence GTGACAACGATCGACTGGGTCATAGTCTGCTTCACCTTTCTGCTTGCCCTCTGGGGTTTCCGGCAGGGCCTGATCGTCGGTGCCCTCGGGCTCGGGGGGTTGGCCGTGGGGGCGGTGCTCGGATCCCGGCTGGCGCCGGTTGTCCTCGAAGGCGGTTCGAACTCTGCCTACGCGCCGATGGTCGCCCTGGTCGGCGCCATTCTCATCGGTTCGATGACCCTGGCGCTGGCCGTGGTGCTCGGTGACCGGATCCGCACCCGCGCGATCCGGGGCACGTTCGGACAGGTGATCGACGGCATCGGCGGGGCCCTGCTGATCGCCGCGGTGGCGCTCGGTCTGATCTGGGTGCTCGGTGCAGTGATCCTCTACACCCCCGGGGCGGAGAGCCTGCGAAAGGACGTGCAGAGGTCGATCCTCCTGGGCGGGATCAACGATGTGATGCCGCCGTCAGGCCCGCTGATCCAGGCCCTTCACCGGATCGACCCGGTCCCGACTTTCGCCCGCTCACCGGGGGAGATCGCTGCTCCCGATTCCGGCGCCGGTAGCTCGGAGGCGGTAAAGGAGGCCAGATCCTCGGTCGTCAAGGTGACCGGTTCCGCCTGCGGCGTGGGCGTCATGGGCTCGGGCTGGGTCATCGCCCCGGGAGTCGTGGTCACCAACGCCCACGTCGTCGCCGGACAGGACGACACGCGGATCGAGACGCTCGACGGCCTCGAGGTGGACGCCACGCCGATTGCTTATCGGCCGAGGAACGACATCGCGGTGCTCTCGGCCGGGATCGAGCAACCGGCCCTGCCGCTGCTGACCCGGGCGCCGGTCGGAACCTCGGCCGCAGTGGTCGGGTATCCGCTCGACGGGCCCTTGCAGATCACCCCGGCGCGAGCCGGCAGAACGCAAAGGGTGCTGGGCGACGACGCTTATGGCAACGGACCCTTCGAGCGTTCGATGCTGACGCTGCGTGGCCGGGTCCAGCACGGCAACTCCGGCGGGCCGCTCCTCGACCGTGAAGGACGGGTGCTGGGAACAGTCTTCGCCGCAACCACGGAGGGACCGAGCGGAGGCCTCGCAATCCCGAACAAGATCGTCAAACGCATCACCGAGGGCGCAACCGAGGAAGTGGACACAGGACCCTGCACCCGCTGA
- a CDS encoding UvrD-helicase domain-containing protein: protein MADELTAEQKRAIESRAKHILLEAGAGTGKTRTTVDRYAALLKEEVPASRIMVFTFTEKAANELRERVRAEVPGKDGGAFSMSHAWIGTFHSICASILRAHPMEADIDPTFTILDDIQSSLLKSDSYDRALSRFINSDERLKLISGFYPPNLQKGVSNAFEQLRSRGQISPKLPVPKGNDLGEAIDALTLECARTKALGGPNATTIAQIERLEEYLQKTPDDKVTFRGFGEEAIASGSDYLKKVRASMKRCQAVLAEREFGEENRVALAELLEAYSETYSKAKRAANVLDYEDLQLKTLALLTDEEHPAIGERYRAQFDEIMVDEFQDTNQLQIDLIESLCGEETRFFTVGDEMQAIYGFRHADIRLFRKRRLQEGLHKLGLTANFRSEPAIIGAVNRIGQSLDDELGELRDAEKPGDDDRPGGDEEENLDRHEFKSLRAGREDSSGDDVQVEILFTQKEGWTELNLGPLWPGADPGTPGVTSTSGGPEAEALLLAHHIKSTLAETGIKPSETAILFKAKARMSLFAEALTQVGLRPYIIGGSGFWESREGVDLRSLLAVVANPLDDESLIAALAGPACGLSTDAMFLLRRSSRKDPLWQALSRFASGEPEGNPSAALAGSLPEDHKLAAAFVDAINSVRKRASSLPLGELVEATVTATGFDLVNLIRDPEAIGLANMKRIASLASRYESNEGRDLRGFLEWADLSARLDAEDAVATQEEESDVVRLMTIHKAKGLEFELVCVADLGRGKNNSGETVFWIGPDPESEDDDEDEGDLLFGMKLPQPDGSSLDLFDWTKLSDAAKRERTEEEMRLFHVALTRAKRRLVMSAVVDLDDPEMDDGTSIATNLASVLKINDNTPESVDVPAPELLSGAAGVETRIPVRRNLADEDQEAHLSRTFDAAPAVEIESDDQPPLWRPETPAFPNVPLSFTALSEFLECPACFYAKRVLRLKEPAELTPEVPELGLSSTTSPEEQSLDARDDGTKFGSAIHELFEASAERRWVRPTDGEIEKRLNQLGVDLADGESFERAKDMIHGFFDSDLGKRVQAARCEIEMPLLVRAGQVTIRGFADLLIPDSDPPLVLDYKTSRLGGKAPAEKMADYELQRDLYALAVQRASGAETVETAFVFLERPDEPVLNVLNRSDLELGQKKLLAVVREIELGHFFGGPDAERQPCGDCWACERLDVQIERARETVATA, encoded by the coding sequence ATGGCTGACGAACTGACAGCGGAACAGAAGAGGGCGATCGAAAGCCGGGCGAAACACATCCTGCTCGAAGCCGGCGCCGGCACCGGAAAGACCCGCACGACCGTCGATCGTTACGCGGCGCTCCTGAAGGAAGAGGTTCCGGCCTCGAGGATCATGGTCTTCACCTTCACGGAGAAGGCCGCCAACGAACTTCGGGAAAGGGTCCGGGCCGAGGTCCCGGGAAAGGACGGAGGGGCGTTCTCCATGAGTCATGCCTGGATCGGCACCTTCCATTCGATCTGCGCCAGCATCCTCAGGGCCCATCCGATGGAAGCCGACATCGACCCGACTTTCACGATCCTCGACGACATTCAGTCCTCGCTGCTCAAGTCCGATTCCTACGACCGGGCGCTCAGCCGTTTCATCAATTCCGACGAGCGCCTCAAACTGATCTCCGGGTTCTACCCGCCCAACCTGCAGAAGGGTGTATCCAACGCCTTCGAGCAGCTGCGTTCCCGCGGACAGATAAGCCCGAAGCTGCCGGTCCCGAAGGGGAATGACCTCGGCGAGGCAATCGATGCCCTCACCCTCGAGTGTGCGCGGACGAAGGCTCTTGGTGGTCCGAATGCGACCACGATCGCCCAGATCGAACGGCTCGAGGAATACCTCCAGAAGACCCCGGACGACAAAGTGACCTTCCGGGGTTTCGGCGAGGAAGCGATCGCTTCCGGGTCCGACTACCTGAAGAAGGTTCGAGCCTCGATGAAGCGATGCCAGGCCGTTCTCGCCGAAAGGGAGTTCGGTGAGGAGAACCGTGTCGCGCTCGCCGAGCTCCTCGAGGCCTACAGCGAGACCTACAGCAAGGCCAAACGCGCGGCCAACGTGCTCGACTACGAAGACCTCCAGCTGAAGACGCTGGCCCTTTTGACCGACGAGGAGCACCCTGCCATCGGTGAGCGGTACCGCGCCCAGTTCGACGAGATCATGGTTGACGAGTTCCAGGACACCAACCAGCTCCAGATCGACCTGATCGAGTCCCTCTGCGGGGAGGAGACCCGGTTCTTCACGGTCGGCGACGAGATGCAGGCGATCTACGGATTCCGCCACGCCGATATCAGACTGTTCCGGAAACGGCGCCTGCAGGAGGGTCTGCACAAGCTCGGACTGACCGCGAACTTCCGGTCGGAGCCCGCAATCATCGGCGCGGTCAACAGGATCGGGCAAAGCCTCGATGACGAACTCGGGGAATTGCGGGATGCCGAAAAACCGGGTGACGACGATCGACCGGGCGGCGATGAAGAAGAGAACCTGGATCGACACGAGTTCAAGAGCCTCAGGGCCGGCCGCGAAGACTCCTCCGGCGACGACGTCCAGGTCGAGATCCTCTTCACCCAGAAGGAGGGCTGGACGGAGCTGAACCTGGGTCCGCTGTGGCCTGGTGCGGACCCTGGCACCCCCGGGGTGACTTCGACTTCCGGGGGACCCGAAGCGGAAGCGCTCCTGCTGGCCCACCACATCAAGTCCACGCTGGCCGAAACCGGCATCAAGCCGTCCGAGACCGCGATCCTCTTCAAGGCCAAAGCGAGGATGTCGCTCTTCGCCGAAGCCCTGACCCAGGTCGGCCTCAGGCCGTACATCATCGGCGGGTCCGGATTCTGGGAGAGCCGCGAAGGCGTCGACCTGAGATCGCTGCTTGCGGTCGTCGCCAACCCGCTTGACGACGAATCGCTGATCGCGGCACTTGCCGGGCCGGCCTGCGGACTCTCGACCGACGCGATGTTCCTGCTGCGAAGGTCGTCCAGAAAAGACCCGCTGTGGCAGGCACTCTCTCGTTTCGCCTCAGGCGAACCGGAAGGCAACCCCTCTGCGGCCCTTGCCGGATCGCTCCCGGAGGATCACAAGCTGGCCGCTGCTTTCGTTGATGCGATCAACTCGGTCCGGAAGCGTGCCTCATCTCTGCCGCTCGGCGAACTCGTCGAAGCCACTGTGACCGCGACCGGCTTCGACCTGGTCAACCTGATTCGCGACCCTGAAGCGATCGGCCTCGCGAACATGAAGCGGATCGCCTCGCTCGCCTCCCGTTACGAGTCAAACGAAGGCCGCGACCTCCGGGGATTCCTCGAATGGGCAGACCTCAGCGCCCGGCTCGACGCCGAAGACGCGGTCGCAACCCAGGAAGAAGAGAGCGACGTTGTTCGTCTGATGACGATCCACAAGGCAAAAGGCCTCGAGTTCGAACTGGTCTGCGTCGCGGACCTGGGTCGCGGAAAAAACAACTCGGGCGAAACCGTCTTCTGGATCGGTCCGGACCCCGAAAGCGAAGACGACGACGAAGACGAAGGCGACCTGCTGTTCGGAATGAAGCTGCCTCAGCCCGACGGCTCGAGTCTGGACCTCTTCGACTGGACCAAACTTTCCGACGCCGCAAAGCGCGAACGGACCGAAGAAGAAATGCGCCTGTTCCACGTCGCCCTGACCCGTGCCAAACGGCGTCTTGTCATGAGCGCGGTGGTCGATCTCGACGACCCGGAGATGGACGATGGAACTTCGATTGCGACAAATCTGGCTTCTGTACTCAAAATCAACGACAACACGCCAGAATCCGTCGACGTTCCTGCTCCGGAGTTGCTGTCAGGTGCGGCTGGAGTGGAAACCAGGATTCCTGTCCGCCGGAACCTCGCCGACGAAGACCAGGAAGCCCATTTGAGTCGCACTTTCGACGCGGCCCCGGCCGTCGAGATTGAATCGGACGATCAACCGCCACTCTGGCGTCCCGAAACTCCCGCCTTCCCGAATGTGCCGCTTTCTTTTACGGCTCTGAGCGAGTTCCTGGAGTGTCCCGCCTGCTTCTACGCAAAACGTGTCCTCCGGCTGAAGGAACCGGCCGAGCTGACTCCCGAAGTCCCCGAGCTGGGACTTTCGTCGACCACCTCGCCCGAGGAGCAGAGCCTCGACGCGCGTGACGACGGCACGAAGTTCGGCTCGGCCATCCATGAACTCTTTGAGGCCTCGGCCGAACGGCGCTGGGTCAGGCCTACCGACGGTGAGATCGAGAAACGCCTGAACCAACTCGGGGTCGACCTGGCTGATGGCGAATCGTTCGAACGTGCGAAAGACATGATCCACGGGTTCTTCGACTCCGACCTTGGCAAGCGGGTGCAGGCGGCCAGGTGCGAAATCGAGATGCCCCTCCTGGTCAGGGCCGGCCAGGTGACGATTCGCGGCTTCGCGGACCTGTTGATTCCGGACAGTGACCCACCTCTGGTGCTGGACTACAAAACCAGCCGGCTGGGTGGCAAGGCACCGGCCGAGAAGATGGCCGACTACGAGCTGCAGCGGGATCTTTACGCGCTCGCCGTCCAGCGGGCCAGCGGGGCCGAAACCGTCGAGACCGCATTCGTATTCCTCGAGCGGCCCGATGAACCGGTCCTCAACGTCCTCAACAGGTCCGACCTCGAACTCGGCCAGAAGAAACTACTGGCTGTCGTCCGGGAGATCGAGTTGGGCCATTTCTTCGGCGGACCGGATGCCGAGCGGCAACCCTGCGGCGATTGCTGGGCCTGCGAACGGCTGGACGTTCAGATAGAGCGCGCCCGGGAAACCGTGGCGACGGCCTAG
- a CDS encoding helix-turn-helix transcriptional regulator: MCPHFHAAIELIGKRWSGAIIWALSDGPMRFAELKRAIPGLSDRLLSQRLRELESSGLMDRTVEEGQPVKVTYELTEKGIALKPAIQSLRQWACHWQEDPL; the protein is encoded by the coding sequence GTGTGTCCCCACTTTCACGCGGCGATCGAGCTGATCGGCAAGCGCTGGAGCGGGGCGATCATCTGGGCACTTTCCGACGGCCCGATGCGGTTCGCGGAACTCAAGCGGGCGATCCCGGGACTCTCCGACCGACTGCTCTCACAGCGGCTCAGGGAACTCGAGTCGTCCGGCCTGATGGACCGGACCGTCGAAGAGGGTCAGCCGGTGAAGGTGACCTACGAACTGACCGAAAAGGGGATTGCCCTCAAGCCGGCAATCCAGAGCCTGCGGCAGTGGGCTTGTCACTGGCAGGAAGATCCTCTGTAA
- the cysA gene encoding sulfate ABC transporter ATP-binding protein, which produces MSDITQNLASESHGIEVEGVYKNYGDFEALKDVNLEVPDGSMTALLGPSGSGKSTLLRTIAGLETPSQGRVIIGGEDQVKKPVRARNVGFVFQHYAAFKHMTVFENIAFGPRVRKWDKKRFESRVYELLDLVQLSGLAKRYPGQLSGGQRQRMALARALAVEPTVLLLDEPFGALDAKVRKDLRTWLRRLHDEVHVTTIFVTHDQEEAMDIAQQIVVMNDGEIEQTGTASDLYDSPANEFVMGFVGEVNQISGKLVRPHDLEILTSAADGTIKARVERIVTLGFSGRVELEIEGDHQEAWAQLTRHEIDAVNLSEDQHVFVRARPDAVTKDDTGVVKSGLTEDLPASDKPTAAGSGLPA; this is translated from the coding sequence ATGAGTGACATCACACAAAATCTGGCCTCAGAAAGCCACGGCATCGAGGTCGAGGGCGTCTACAAGAACTACGGCGACTTCGAGGCCCTGAAGGACGTCAACCTCGAGGTGCCGGACGGTTCGATGACCGCTCTGCTTGGTCCTTCGGGCAGCGGCAAGTCGACCCTCCTGCGCACCATCGCCGGCCTGGAGACCCCTTCGCAGGGCCGAGTGATCATCGGCGGCGAGGACCAGGTCAAGAAGCCCGTCCGCGCCCGCAATGTCGGCTTCGTCTTCCAGCACTACGCCGCCTTCAAGCACATGACGGTCTTCGAGAACATCGCTTTCGGCCCCCGGGTCCGCAAGTGGGACAAAAAGCGGTTCGAGTCACGGGTCTACGAGCTGCTCGACCTGGTTCAGCTCTCCGGCCTCGCCAAACGCTACCCCGGTCAGCTCTCCGGCGGCCAGCGCCAGCGCATGGCCCTGGCCCGCGCCCTCGCCGTCGAGCCGACCGTGCTGCTGCTCGACGAGCCGTTCGGCGCCCTCGACGCCAAGGTCCGCAAGGACCTGCGCACCTGGCTTCGCCGCCTCCACGACGAGGTCCACGTGACCACGATCTTCGTGACGCACGACCAGGAAGAGGCGATGGACATCGCCCAGCAGATCGTCGTCATGAACGACGGGGAGATCGAGCAGACCGGCACCGCCTCCGACCTCTACGACAGTCCCGCCAACGAGTTTGTGATGGGCTTCGTCGGCGAGGTCAACCAGATCTCCGGCAAGCTGGTCCGCCCGCACGACCTCGAGATCCTGACGTCGGCTGCCGACGGCACGATCAAAGCAAGGGTCGAGCGCATCGTCACCCTGGGATTCTCAGGCCGCGTCGAACTGGAGATCGAAGGTGACCATCAGGAGGCCTGGGCGCAGCTGACCCGCCATGAGATCGACGCCGTGAACCTCTCGGAGGACCAGCATGTATTCGTTCGCGCCCGGCCCGACGCGGTCACCAAGGACGACACCGGCGTCGTCAAGAGCGGACTTACAGAGGATCTTCCTGCCAGTGACAAGCCCACTGCCGCAGGCTCTGGATTGCCGGCTTGA
- the xseA gene encoding exodeoxyribonuclease VII large subunit, with protein sequence MASLTQDLKGLDRVTITGELSNVSKSKVQYYFELRDGRGGVPCTMWKNDFERIGLPPDVLRDGAAIVATGGPDYYPGGKTASPAFSFRVTTLRPSGEGDLLARLAALRKQFEVEGLFKPQKKLSRVHLPKRIGVITAEGGAARQDLMVGLERRGWQGEVVWGFAPVQDRKAAPAITRALSDMAAMADVEAIVVCRGGGSLTDLWAFCDENLCRTVAMLAVPVISAVGHERDVTLLDDVAAERCSTPTHAAEAAVPLDCRRARTEISATSVVLERAARAAVNDRVAPLVALAGGPGRAVKVQRATLNQKARETRASSDRSVVSRRAHLAGSTARQLTASLARAGRTVESERTRVAGLPGRLTGRIAKETERERVHLERHALALRAHDPQRTLERGYARVEDDGGEPVVSKGAARKAGDLAIHFADGMIKAQTGNRAPAKRTRPTKEPNEQQQTIFERVEEDE encoded by the coding sequence GTGGCAAGCCTCACGCAGGACCTCAAGGGGCTCGATCGCGTCACGATCACCGGTGAACTTTCCAACGTCAGCAAGTCGAAGGTCCAGTACTACTTCGAGCTTCGAGACGGGCGCGGCGGAGTGCCTTGCACAATGTGGAAGAACGACTTCGAGCGGATCGGACTTCCCCCCGATGTCCTGCGCGACGGCGCGGCGATCGTCGCCACCGGAGGGCCGGACTACTACCCGGGCGGCAAGACGGCGTCTCCGGCCTTCAGCTTCCGGGTCACAACGCTCCGCCCGAGCGGCGAAGGAGATCTGCTGGCCCGCCTGGCGGCGCTACGCAAGCAGTTCGAAGTCGAGGGGCTGTTCAAACCTCAGAAGAAACTTTCGCGAGTCCATTTGCCGAAGCGGATCGGCGTGATCACCGCCGAGGGCGGCGCGGCGCGCCAGGACCTGATGGTCGGGCTCGAGCGGCGCGGCTGGCAGGGCGAGGTCGTCTGGGGATTCGCCCCGGTCCAGGACCGTAAAGCGGCCCCGGCGATCACGCGGGCGCTATCGGACATGGCGGCAATGGCCGACGTCGAGGCGATCGTCGTCTGCCGCGGCGGCGGCAGCCTGACCGACCTCTGGGCGTTCTGTGACGAAAACCTCTGCCGAACGGTGGCGATGCTCGCGGTGCCGGTCATCTCGGCGGTCGGGCACGAGCGGGACGTCACCCTTCTTGACGACGTGGCGGCTGAGCGCTGTTCGACCCCCACCCACGCCGCAGAGGCGGCGGTGCCGCTCGACTGTCGCCGTGCCCGCACCGAGATTTCAGCCACTTCGGTCGTCCTGGAGCGGGCCGCCCGCGCCGCGGTCAACGACCGGGTGGCCCCGCTGGTCGCCCTGGCCGGCGGGCCGGGCCGGGCGGTAAAGGTCCAGCGGGCTACGCTCAACCAGAAGGCCAGGGAGACGCGGGCCTCCTCTGATCGCAGTGTGGTCAGCCGCCGTGCCCACCTGGCCGGCAGCACCGCACGGCAGCTGACCGCGAGCCTGGCCCGGGCGGGGCGGACGGTGGAATCGGAGCGGACCCGGGTGGCCGGGCTGCCAGGCCGCCTAACCGGGCGCATCGCGAAAGAAACGGAAAGGGAGCGGGTCCATCTGGAGAGGCACGCGCTGGCCCTCCGGGCCCACGATCCCCAGAGGACGCTCGAGCGCGGTTACGCCCGCGTCGAGGATGACGGGGGAGAACCGGTGGTCTCGAAGGGCGCCGCCCGCAAGGCCGGCGACCTGGCGATCCATTTTGCCGATGGCATGATCAAAGCGCAGACCGGAAACCGCGCGCCGGCCAAACGGACCCGGCCGACCAAGGAGCCGAACGAGCAACAGCAAACGATTTTCGAGAGAGTGGAAGAAGATGAGTAA
- a CDS encoding extracellular solute-binding protein: MTFQTHKNFTQRHEVQGLFVLALVAVAAIVAGCGSTDDSSDGGSSKIQLVAYSTPQTAYEEGLQPGFTGTPEGEDVEFSDSFGPSGDQSRAVEAGQPAGYVNFALETDVTRLVDSGQVSKDWQNNKYKGIVTNSVVSIVTRAGNPEDVQTFQDIVDKDLEVVTPNPFTSGGARWNIMAIYGAAIHSGDTPDEALDAVKSVLGQAPVQPASARDALQAFVGGAGDVLISYENEAIAAQNAGEDLDYVLPDSTILIEQPAAVTVDAPQSATDFLNYLWSDAGQQIWSDQGYRPVNKSLVDESTYPTPSDEFTIAEFGGWDKVADEFFDDKTGSIAKVEEELGVSTEG; encoded by the coding sequence ATGACCTTCCAGACCCATAAAAACTTCACGCAGCGTCACGAGGTGCAGGGACTGTTTGTCCTCGCTCTCGTCGCCGTCGCGGCCATCGTGGCCGGCTGCGGCAGCACCGACGACAGTAGCGACGGTGGAAGCAGCAAGATCCAGCTCGTCGCCTACTCCACTCCGCAGACCGCCTACGAGGAGGGCCTCCAGCCCGGCTTCACCGGCACACCCGAAGGTGAAGACGTCGAATTCAGCGACTCCTTCGGACCTTCAGGCGATCAAAGCCGCGCCGTCGAAGCCGGCCAGCCCGCCGGATACGTCAACTTCGCCCTCGAGACCGACGTGACCCGTCTGGTCGACTCGGGCCAGGTCTCCAAGGACTGGCAGAACAACAAGTACAAGGGCATCGTCACCAACTCGGTCGTCTCGATCGTGACCCGCGCCGGCAACCCGGAAGACGTCCAGACCTTCCAGGACATCGTCGACAAGGACCTCGAGGTCGTGACCCCGAACCCGTTCACCTCCGGTGGCGCCCGCTGGAACATCATGGCGATCTACGGTGCCGCGATCCACAGCGGTGACACCCCGGACGAGGCGCTGGATGCGGTCAAGTCCGTGCTCGGCCAGGCCCCGGTTCAGCCGGCCAGTGCCCGCGATGCCCTCCAGGCATTCGTCGGTGGTGCCGGTGACGTCCTCATCTCTTACGAGAACGAGGCGATCGCTGCCCAGAATGCCGGAGAGGACCTGGATTACGTCCTCCCCGATTCGACCATCCTGATCGAGCAGCCCGCTGCCGTCACCGTCGATGCGCCGCAGTCGGCCACCGACTTCCTGAACTACCTCTGGAGTGACGCCGGTCAGCAGATCTGGTCGGACCAGGGCTACCGCCCGGTCAACAAGAGCCTCGTCGACGAGTCGACTTACCCGACCCCGTCCGACGAGTTCACCATCGCCGAGTTCGGTGGATGGGACAAGGTCGCCGATGAGTTCTTCGACGACAAGACCGGCTCGATCGCCAAGGTCGAAGAGGAGCTGGGAGTTTCAACTGAAGGCTGA